A genomic region of Pelodiscus sinensis isolate JC-2024 chromosome 1, ASM4963464v1, whole genome shotgun sequence contains the following coding sequences:
- the SNU13 gene encoding NHP2-like protein 1, whose product MTEAEVNPKAYPLADAQLTKTLLDLVQQSCNYKQLRKGANEATKTLNRGIAEFIVMAADAEPLEIILHLPLLCEDKNVPYVFVRSKQALGRACGVSRPVIACSITIKEGSQLKPQIQSVQQAIERLLV is encoded by the exons ATG ACTGAGGCAGAAGTGAACCCCAAAGCTTACCCACTGGCTGATGCACAACTCACCAAAACCCTGCTGGACCTTGTACAGCAATCCTGCAACTACAAGCAGCTACGCAAGGGAGCCAATGAAG CCACTAAAACACTGAACCGAGGAATAGCAGAATTCATTGTGATGGCTGCAGATGCTGAGCCTCTGGAGATCATCCTGCACCTCCCTCTCTTGTGTGAGGACAAGAATGTGCCCTATGTCTTTGTGCGCTCCAAGCAGGCCCTGGGTCGGGCATGTGGTGTCTCCCGGCCTGTCATTGCCTGTTCAATTACCATCAAAGAAGGATCACAACTGAAACCACAGATTCAGTCGGTCCAGCAAGCCATAGAGAGACTGTTGGTCTAA